The proteins below come from a single Alnus glutinosa chromosome 9, dhAlnGlut1.1, whole genome shotgun sequence genomic window:
- the LOC133877705 gene encoding NAC transcription factor NAM-2-like: MHEYRINNPPPPTGDNDMRLDDWVLCRMYKKINKARTQEEEEEVRVGESASTTALPNNIGEEEEVRAGESGATTALSNNGAQPGAVLPSPNDGLNSDPLQLPPLSINK; the protein is encoded by the exons ATGCATGAATACAGGATCAACAATCCTCCTCCTCCAACGGGTGACAATGACATGAGA TTAGATGACTGGGTCTTATGCAGGatgtataagaaaataaataaagcacgTACtcaagaagaggaagaggaagtgAGGGTAGGTGAATCGGCCAGTACCACAGCTTTGCCGAATAATATTGGTGAGGAGGAGGAAGTGAGGGCAGGTGAATCTGGTGCTACAACAGCTTTGTCCAATAATGGTGCCCAGCCCGGAGCAGTACTCCCAAGTCCCAACGACGGATTGAACTCCGATCCATTACAACTTCCGCCATtgtctataaataaataa
- the LOC133878507 gene encoding protein DETOXIFICATION 42: MMAEEDDLYPSRDKRRIPMSIFFKNARHIFKLDELGSEIAQIALPAALALTADPVASLVDTAFIGQIGPVELAAVGVSIALFNQASRIAIFPLVSVTTSFVAEEDAIGRVSPEGQDCEYLETGSNTDSEHKELIPKKGTYENAYKSSVGSFNIVKNGSERRHIPSASSALIIGSMLGLIQAIFLISGAKPLLNFMGVGSDSPMLTPAHQYLTLRSLGAPAVLLSLAMQGVFRGFKDTKTPLYATVAGDVTNIILDPLFIFVFRLGVSGAAIAHVISQYLISLILLWRLMAKVDLLPPSIKYLQFGRFLKNGFLLLLRVIAVTFCVTLAASMAARHGSTSMAAFQVCLQIWLATSLLADGLAVAGQAILATAFAKKDYDKAEMAASRVLQLGLVLGLILAVILGVGLRFGARLFTHDVDVLHLISIGIPFVAATQPINALAFVFDGVNFGASDFAYSAYSMIIVAIISILCLFILSSSHGFIGLWLALTIYMSLRAFAGFWRIGTGTGPWNFLRS, encoded by the exons ATGATGGCTGAAGAAGATGATCTGTATCCATCCAGGGACAAAAGGAGAATTCCAATgtccattttctttaaaaacgcCAG ACACATTTTTAAACTGGACGAACTTGGTTCAGAAATAGCACAGATTGCATTGCCAGCTGCACTGGCTTTGACAGCTGACCCTGTTGCGTCTCTAGTTGACACAGCATTCATTGGACAAATAG GTCCAGTGGAACTTGCTGCTGTAGGCGTTTCTATTGCTCTATTCAATCAAGCATCAAGGATTGCAATATTCCCGCTTGTCAGTGTCACAACCTCTTTTGTTGCAGAGGAAGATGCAATTGGAAGAGTGAGCCCTGAAGGTCAAGATTGTGAATACTTGGAAACAGGTTCAAATACAGACAGTGAGCACAAAGAGTTGATACCAAAAAAAG GTACATATGAAAATGCATACAAGTCAAGTGTTGGTAGCTTCAATATAGTTAAGAATGGAAGTGAAAGAAGGCATATTCCATCTGCCTCATCAGCATTGATCATTGGCAGCATGCTTGGCCTCATACAAGCCATATTCCTCATATCTGGAGCAAAGCCTCTGTTAAACTTCATGGGAGTCGGTTCT gaTTCACCTATGCTAACCCCTGCACACCAGTACTTGACATTGAGGTCACTTGGTGCCCCTGCTGTTCTTCTCTCATTGGCCATGCAAGGGGTATTTCGCGGATTTAAGGATACAAAAACACCTTTATATGCCACTG TGGCAGGAGATGTGACAAACATAATACTAGACCCActatttatatttgtttttcgGCTGGGTGTCAGCGGGGCAGCCATTGCCCATGTTATATCTCA GTACCTCATTTCACTTATACTCTTGTGGAGATTAATGGCAAAAGTTGATCTCTtacctccaagtatcaaatatCTGCAATTCGGTCGGTTCCTTAAAAATG GTTTTCTACTATTATTGAGGGTCATTGCTGTGACATTCTGTGTGACTCTGGCCGCATCAATGGCTGCACGCCACGGATCAACATCCATGGCTGCATTTCAAGTCTGCTTGCAGATTTGGTTGGCAACATCACTTCTTGCAGATGGCTTGGCTGTTGCTGGACAG GCAATACTTGCAACTGCATTTGCAAAGAAAGATTATGACAAGGCTGAAATGGCAGCATCCCGAGTATTGCAG TTGGGATTGGTTCTTGGTTTGATACTTGCAGTGATACTTGGAGTGGGGCTGCGTTTTGGAGCACGGTTATTTACACACGACGTTGATGTCCTCCACCTCATTAGTATAGGCATTCCG TTTGTTGCAGCTACTCAACCCATCAATGCCTTGGCCTTTGTTTTTGATGGCGTCAACTTTGGAGCATCTGATTTTGCATATTCAGCTTACTCCATG ATAATTGTGGCTATTATCAGCATTCTATGTCTATTTATTCTCTCCTCCAGTCATGGATTCATTGGTCTCTGGCTTGCTCTGACAATCTACATGAGTCTTCGAGCATTCGCTGGCTTTTGGAG GATAGGAACAGGAACAGGTCCTTGGAACTTTCTCCGGAGCTAA
- the LOC133877146 gene encoding NAC domain-containing protein 10-like, with protein MEVKPNMKDSVANDPRDPHLSTLAESPLSSDDDDPSRAVARKRRREDDEYFKGLPLGYKFCCNDEDLVRYFLKPKVFNEPLPRNQIIDANIYLHNPDFLAEKYKKYGENELYFFTPRERKHRKGSRPNRVANDGYWRATGVDKKVVDTGTANTVIGFKKSLVSYKGTFQRC; from the exons ATGGAGGTTAAGCCGAATATGAAAGATTCAGTGGCCAATGACCCAAGAGACCCCCATTTGTCAACGTTGGCAGAGTCTCCTCTGTcttctgatgatgatgatcccTCACGCGCCGTAGCCAGGAAGCGAAGGCGAGAAGATGATGAGTACTTCAAAGGTCTGCCACTAGGGTATAAGTTCTGCTGCAACGACGAGGACCTAGTCCGGTATTTCTTGAAGCCCAAGGTTTTTAACGAGCCGTTGCCGCGAAACCAGATCATCGACGCTAACATATATCTCCACAACCCCGACTTTCTTGCTG aaaaatacaaaaaatatggaGAAAATGAGTTGTACTTTTTTACTCCAAGAGAGCGAAAGCATCGAAAAGGAAGTCGTCCAAATCGAGTAGCTAATGATGGATATTGGAGGGCTACGGGAGTTGACAAAAAAGTTGTAGATACGGGTACGGCCAACACCGTTATTGGATTTAAGAAGTCATTGGTGTCCTACAAAGGAACCTTCCAACGGTGTTAA